In the Vitis riparia cultivar Riparia Gloire de Montpellier isolate 1030 unplaced genomic scaffold, EGFV_Vit.rip_1.0 scaffold698_pilon_pilon, whole genome shotgun sequence genome, aaatgtcAGAAAAGTTGGTGCCAACAGGAGTTCAGGTGTCTTGAAATGAATTCATGCTAATATTTGGGGTCCACTCCCTATGGCTTTTTGGAATGGTCAATAgtattttattactttcataGATGATTATTCTCATTATGGGTGGCTATACttgattcatgagaagtctcaatcattagacattttcaaatcttataaagctgaagttgaaaatcaacttggaaagaaaattaaaattgttaaatcTAACCATGGTGGTGAgtactatggtagatatgatgGATCAGGTGAACAACGTCCAGGACCTTTTGTGAGATACTTGCAGGAATGTAGGTGCATTTGGTACATATGCtacacaataaaataaaataaaaatgaaaagtgagAAACATTTGGTTGTTTTCTAAAGAAGAATATTCATGGTAAGTTAAAGGTCGAATGTGGACTAAAGTTgcaacatgcataatagcatgacATCCTAGAAAAAAGTTGGTAATTTGGtcttcattagtaatggtcaaGAAATTAGATAAAGACATTTAGTGAGGCATTTTACCAAACTATTTTACATATGAGTATGTGCAACTTGATGCTCAATATCAATTATAACTTTATGCAATAGCTAATGCATGCTTGAAAATAAATTCACCAACATTATAAAGATGTATTGTCTTGatcaaataatatgaaaattatgcttgtaattttttatttgtgcaAAGAACCTAGCAAAGACAATATTACATGTAGAAAAGAGATAAACATGTGACTGCCTAGTAGAGgcatctattaaaataaaataaaaaaataatgaactgATCCACATGGTAGGTGGATAAGTTTACATATttccccatgtattctttccaaaaagactaGTGGCTCATATATGACTTTGGTAAAAGATGGTCTAACTATCAATTTGCCTTGCAATCGAACAACAAAAATGAACATTCACTAGGCAAAATAATCTTCTAGTTCCTTaatggatgcccatgtgagtgttttATTATTCGACACATCATTGAGGACTTCAGGTTATCTAACCAATCatgctaaaatatcaaaatttgtgggtcgttgaacttctggttcacaTCAAAATATAACTCAATAgactttatagttgtatgatacaacctaAAGGAGAAATATAGGAGCTTTTCAACTATAAACTTTTGGCTAGAAATAATACAAGTAATGTAGAGATATTTCATATTActttcattcatagtttcaatcaaataatcatttttatggacatctttaaaattgagcaaatttcttctagattcaataaaaatataaagcatCACTCATATggatctagttccatttggtagTGTAATGTTTACTCTTTCAGAGCCTTCAATCAAATTTATAGTATCTAACATTACACTAGCATTAGCTTGTACtaatatcaaattgaaaaaGTATCTTTTAATTAGAGTGTGAGTGGTTACACAATTTGTTAGACATACACCTTCCTCGttcatcttaaaataataagtgTTTGACTAATATTTAGGCACATGACAAGTACATAACCCATACCCTTTCTTACCAAGCCCATAATAATTCTCAATATTGTTTCACTTGTTGTGATGTTATgtggtttattttgttatatatgtcaactttaattttgttattaatcATCAAGGAGAGAGATTTGCTCTCACTTCTGAGAATGACATTACATTCCTTTAatgaaagaatataaaattagattgaaacaataaagaaaatgactaataaaaggaaatgagagATTGAGGAGAAGAAATGTCTCTCAAAAGTTTGTATTGATACAGTAGAAGGAAAACCTTTTATAGGCTTTGTATTTAATATTCATCTTTAAAATGAGTAAATGAAAGCTTTTACTTCACTTTTTTAGTAAacaatgtggtcattcaccacTACTAATTATAAAGTATTTACAacagtttaaaattaataaaatatttttacataatttttcaaacttatttaacttaatttttctcttaCATATAAAGATTAGATAAttccaaaatatataagttttcttagccaaattgaatatatttgagttttttttttaatatttttttaatgatgaaccaaaacatgagaaattattttcctcattagctttatatttttttgtttagtaCTTCCTAAGAACAAAATATAACCTAAgagacaaaatttcaaaatttgcaagctcatattaatttcttatatatttcttaaaaaacatattttacttAACATCGATACATCACATTATGAACTTATATACAACAAGATACTAGAGATGTGACCAGATTTATTATAGTTCAGAAGGCATGTGAATTTGGTTCATCGGTGTGACAATCTTACTTGGGCTCACATAAACATTTTAGGCCAAAGCATATCCTTGGAGCTCGAGTTCAACCCAAAATTCTAAGATCTAGCTTGAACATCATCAGCTTGGTAGGAAAGGCCTACAAGGCATGAAGTATCACCTACAAAAAGAATAAGACTGGGGATTTGAATCTTTTGAATTAGTGAGAGGTGTAAAGTATAATGAACATGTTAGTTTAAGAAAtgccaagagagagagagagagagagagaggagaaaagaaaaaaagttgagTTATTAAATTCCTGGTACTAGTTGAGTTGAAAGTTTGCTTGACGAAGCAAAGGGTGGTGACCTAACTGATCTTAGTGCAATAATAGAAATTTAAGCATATTTGTgtaatttgtataatttctcctaaaaatttaaaagtgagcGAACGATGATTTGGGAAGGCtagaaaaaatgatgaaaagtcTCATATAGTTAGTAAAAAAAGGGCTGGGGGATTTAGGAAGCCTAGAAAAAAAGGATGAGAGTGATTTGGTATGAGGCAAAAATGGGTTCTTCCCCGTATTTTAAACCTTGTTGTCTGTAGACAAAGGTGAAAAGATGGTTTTAAAATTACATGAATTTTAATGGGTTTGAGTTATGCATAATTGCATTTGTGTCATAATcatgttaatttatttaacctGCTTAATAGACAACTCATATTTAGGTTTAACTACTCAAGCCTTCTAaccttttcaattcttttacTCAATTCATTAATAACCCATTAACCtatatacatttataaatttatgtatttaaaaataataaaaattaaaagctttTAAACATGaatatcatataatttaaaaattaaataattagttaaattaaaattctatatatatttcatttgcaagattaaaatattttataattgaaacaTTAAGTAATATTATGAACATGTATCCATTTTGTATGTTGTAAatgtattataattaaaaattaaataattgaatgaattaaaattctaaaatttaaacttaaaaattaaaaaacaactaaaaagtattttaaaaatgatatttttataaattttaaattttaaatatgctaAATGAGTTATAATCGTGTTAATTGGTTTAATGGGTTAGAATCATATTAACTTGTTACTAATACAACACAACTTATTACTAGCCTAAGCAAATGACCATACATAACTTGGTGAAGAAAGGAGGCCTTGAAGGGTTCAGCAAGGAGCCTGGGCGATGAACCATGAGTTTTAAGCTCCTCAAATGGAGAAGCTCCAATATGATTTGGATTAAACCTTGAAGCTCatgcaaattttttaaatcattaaaataaaatttagaaatgaactttagctttcatattcaaaatttctcatatttactttctttattcttgcacatttccaatttaataaatattcgtAAAGAAGAAGtctcatttttataataatttattccattaaaaattaccaaaaaactTTTAGTTATTTCCTTTATGATAAATTACCTATATTGAAATTtcccaaaattatttattattccaaTTAAAATTAGTGTAATAAAGAAACTTTCAAAAATGTGAACTATAAAAATCTAGAGAATACTTCATCCAATAAGAACAGCTTTTAATCTACAAGGATTAgcgtaaaataattttaaagaaaataatttaaaatcctttaaaataatatttcaaaaagaaactttgctctcttaattttattttcacaagttttattcttttaatctacactattctaaaatttaataaataatatctcaatctaattttcaaagaaacaaaaatctatttccattaagaattactaaaaattccattttatgcAAGATATGccacatatatagagagaacaTACAAAttggaaaaggaaattaaaataattttcaatagcCCTAGGGAACATGTTACAAATTTTTGTAACCAAAATTTGGTATTCAAGATATctaaatttaccaaaataccctcaCAACCAAAAATAGAGTTAGAAAAATTAAGAACCCTAAGAATACCTGAAGACGCCAAAAAGACCACTTAAACCATCTTAGAGTACTTGATTGTCTTGCTTGAGCATTTGATGGCATTTGAACGTCTTAAAATAGATACATCACATTAAAGGAATAACACAAACTGTGGATGTTCATACGTACCTTATTATAGCTTAGCAAGCCTACACAAATCTAATGCTTAGTAAATCTCTAATAGAGATGGAGCAGAATGACTACTAATGGATTTCTCACAGAATGACACAGACAGCATTAACAACCATTGCAGCTGCGATCGCCACATTCAAGGCTCCTTCCAAGGCTTCGAATGCAGCCTTTGCACCAGTAAGCTGAAAAACATTATTATGAATACCAGATTAATGTTAAGAAAACACACAAAACTGCCGATGTAACTAAGAAATCATTGTCAccataacttaaaaataagagagTTGGTAAATAAGAGAAGCATTTTTCAGTTGGAAAGACATGGCTTTTGGTTAAGAAAGTATGACAAATAAATTGGTTAAGAATGTATCCTTCTTAATCACTTTTACTAGAGAATgatctttgaggtggtcttgaaaaacttttctctttgaggtggtcttcttcttcatgatttctcattggcttgatttgtctttggattgccactttggaagttgtcttgcctaatcacacttgaaatatgatcattagttctaaaccttgttttgttatcatcaaaatcaagattaacaaaaccttggtttcacataaAGCCTTAGTATTGGCTTCACTACCTTCATTGTTGGCTTTATCCCATTCGTGTTTAAGTTTCAGTTCTCCTGTTGATATTTCTTGAGCATCAAAGATCAATGGGGGTCCCTCATCCATATTCAACTAAATTTCATACCCTTTTGCTTTGCATTTTAAGGAGAAAAAAACATTCATGCTTTTAAATAAGAATAGTTATTCCCATCAAAGTAGGATGGACTATTCAAGGGAGCACCACTTTTAGATTGTTCCATATTGGATGTACacgatcaataaaaatttgatttttatcctatatgatcaataaaattttgatttttaaatagtaTGGTCAATagaaattggattttaaatcaataggataaagaattgattttttatattgctttgataccaattgaaaaaatCGAAAGTTCAATAAAGAACACCCAGGGGGaggggtgaatgggtgattttaataaataaatatttatatattataccagaatttttttttatcctaagAGATATCAAGATACCCTAAATAACTAAATGGATTATACCTAAAATCTTTAGgtatatgaaaatatgattgcAAGATTTGAACGAGCTTACCTCAAAAATTATAGAAGAGTTGTGCATAGTGTCATCTCATTGCTTCTTCAGGTTCCTAAATGGCTTTTTCTATCCCATGGTGTTGCCACCACACTTTGATTGCAAGAATCACCTTGTTCTTGAATCTATGCTCTCCAACTTCCAGAATTTGTAAAGGTTCCTCCATATAAGAAGTATTTTCGTTAATCTGAACGTCTTGCAAGTCAACTACTCAAGTTGGATCTGGAGTACACTTCCTTAGCATCGACACATGGAAGACATCATGCACGAGGGAGAACTATTGAGGCAAAATTAATTTGCATGCCACTGGGTTTACACTGCTAAGCATCCACCATTATAAAAATAGATACATCACATTAAAGGAATAACACAAACTGTGGATGTTCATACGTACCTTATTATAGCTTAGCAAGCCTACACAAATCTAATGCTTAGTAAATCTCTAATAGAGATGGAGCAGAATGACTACTAATGGATTTCTCACAGAATGACACAGACAGCAGAAAAACCAGAAACAGTCATTGCAGCTGCGATCGCCATATTCATGGCTCCTTCCAAGGCTTCGAATGTATCCTTTGCACTAGTAGTCTGAAAAACATTATTATGAATACCAGATTAATGTTAAGAAAACACACAAATCTGCCGATGTAACTAAGAAATCATTGTCAccataacttaaaaataagagagTTGGTAAATAAGAGAAGCATTTTTCAGTTGGAAAGACATGGCTTTTGGTTAAGAAAGTATGACACAGGTGAAAAAGAACAAGAACATGAAATTACCTTGTTAATCACTTTTACTAGAGAATGAGCTGAAGAAGTGATTGCTTTTGTAGTGCTTGTCTGCATCAAACAAATGAACTTGTCCTTTTACtctaaaaacttaaattctTATATATAACAAGCCAACAATTTAGTAGTGTCTAATATTGTAAAATTCATGGAGACTTCACTTTTTCTGAacctcaaaattaattttgagaaaaatgataagagAAGGGGGAAAAAGTCATGTAATTGATTTCCCTACCTATAAGCAGTGTTGTAGACTTAAAATCAGTCAATCATCACTGTATACCTTAGTGACaaaatttttctcttaaataaatagattttggTTCAAAGACCATGGGACGGATAAAGAAGAACAAAGCACAAGGAAGAGTTAGAAGATGAAACTACCTTATTAATCACTGGCACAATTGGACCAAGAGAAGAAGTGTTTGGCTTTGTAGTGAAATTAGGCAGCAGCGTGAAACAATCATTGTCATTGTTAAACAATCGGTTAATCCAAAAGCTTATATTGTCAAGTTAACCATCATTAAGTAGctataattaatttagttgtaTAATGTATCCTATCAACAGGAAGTTTGATTGAAAGAGCATGAAACAAACAGAAGAtctaacaaaaggaaaaataagaacaTTATAAACTCACTTTGTTATTCAATGGGACAATACGACCAGGTGAAGAAGTGCTTCcctttgaagttttttttttctgcaccAGTTAATTGTCATTCAGGTCGGTcaatatttaagaattattgTCTACAATAACAATATAAATCACATTAAATTCACTTAATTTCAAGGCCAATGTACTAATTGAAATTTGGTGTTAAAAGGTAACTAAATTGGAAATAGTTAGGccaatatataaatatagcAGAAACCCCACAACAAATTGCTTGTTTCCTATATTCTAAATATTCCCCATTAGTTATTTGATCACGTAAGAGTAGGCTAATTGCTTCCATTAGAATATAGACCCATAATGTATATCAGACTAATAGTCTCTTGACTTGGGGTGAATTGAGCTACCCAATTGATCTAGACTATCTTAATCTTTTAGGATATGGGCCAACAATATGTATCAAACTAACAATATATTTTTGGCATGTATCTTACATGAAATGGGTGAATAAGAgcaacattttcctttttcattgaCAAATACATGACATTAGTtgaaggaaaaagggaaatagAATAGCATAGAGGAAAGAATCAGATAACATAAAGAAAAGAACACTAAATCACCTTTAGCAACATGGCAAGGGAGGCACTTTGCTTTGAATCATTCACCTGTATCAAACAACCTGGTCAGCCGGATCAGtccattttattaatatttcaaagTGCTAAACTTAAacttgaattgaattttaaaaattataaaatttataaatgtaaaatacatgtttatagaaaaaaatcatactaattaaattattgaatcaaCATCCATCCATTAGAATATACATCAAACTTAAATGCAACTCaaatactttaaaaatgatttcaatcAAGGGCATCCTTTATACATCTTTGAAAAAGCACCTTGTCTCTATGGGTGCACCTGGTCTGGTGGAAACACTTGTGTGACTATGGGCCCCTTTTATTATGAACTTTTTAAACTTCCTCCATTGAACTTCTTATTCCAGCAATactaaaaacaactttttaagCCTCTCATTCTAATCAAtcaaaataatactaaaaaaattaagctgTGTCAAAAGTAGAAGAAGAGGGtataagaaaaaagattaattatGCCTTGTATGCCATGACTAAAAGAGAATACTACTAGTGAGAGGTACCTTTACTCCACCATCCATTTTGGCTTTCCTAGCGGTTTTCCTCATGGCTTCAAGCAAAGCGTAGTGAGAGGTACCTTTACTCCACCATCCATTTTTAATACTGAATTTATTACCTTCACATGAGTCTTTGGTCTGTTGGCTTTCCAAGCGGTTTCCCTCATGGCTTCAAGCAAAGCGTAGTTATCCAAAAACAGATGGTGGGTGGCGCTGTGGATAAACTTTTGGGCATTGTAACAGTGAAGGCATAGAGAGAAGCAGGTGCTACCGCGCTCGAAGCAGCTGACACAGGTGAAGAACATTCCCTCGATAAATTCCCCACAGCCTTTGCAAAATGGCCTTCCACTTCGGATGATATAGTAAAGAGTTTTTACATCGGAGAAGTCGAGTCCCTTTTTATCTTTGTCTAGTTTCCTGAAGAATTCTGGAGTATTCATGAACTCAAGTTCCAGGTTATTATTGGTCAAGTGTTTGTAGGCTTTCCGCCTCATGAACTCTAGGAACTCATGGAGGGCCACGCGTTCATGATTTCCATAATGCATTGAGCTGAAAAACTTGCGtatcttctccttctccttaaTGTCTTCTGATGTGCTTCTGCAATAGGCCGTAGCAATCTGGCGCAGCTCCTTCATTATCTCAGGGCCTTGAGGATGAGAATCCTACCATGTTCAATTcggattttcaattatttgggCTTGGAAGATAGCATCAAGTGTAAGGGCAGTGGTGCAGTAGTTGATAAGGATGGTATGAAAAAGCCtttcacttttttcatttttttctttctttttttcttttttatttttatttattttatttatttttcttatttttaaatgctTAATTTGTCAAAGAGCTTTTTCACAGgtttaactataaaaataaaaaattagaatttttgcaacgaattaattttcatacttttaaGCATTAATTAGGACAAATATATGAGAAACTTAACTAGATAATTTcaataagaatagaaaaaaaatattaaagaattttttgtggatgaggatgaggatgaggatgtgtagatagaaaataactaaagcatccaaaattttaattatataaaa is a window encoding:
- the LOC117910284 gene encoding uncharacterized protein LOC117910284 isoform X7; protein product: MNEQERSSAKRMEKMREVADAYYKAGAEDIKQLAHDFFNSMDLNGDRRVILREYLAFTEKRGYIRMSNQEWFRKLDKDRKGSLGFHDVMTLCYIVKSGRPFCKGCGEFMSGVFFTCVKCFDHSPSCFSVCLQCYESNNIEHEHKEFLDNFALLEAKRRKSEFPALRATAAQVQTLRKDSHPQGPEIMKELRQIATAYCRSTSEDIKEKEKIRKFFSSMHYGNHERVALHEFLEFMRRKAYKHLTNNNLELEFMNTPEFFRKLDKDKKGLDFSDVKTLYYIIRSGRPFCKGCGEFIEGMFFTCVSCFERGSTCFSLCLHCYNAQKFIHSATHHLFLDNYALLEAMRETAWKANRPKTHVKKKKTSKGSTSSPGRIVPLNNKLTGAKAAFEALEGALNVAIAAAMVVNAVCVIL
- the LOC117910284 gene encoding uncharacterized protein LOC117910284 isoform X6, with translation MNEQERSSAKRMEKMREVADAYYKAGAEDIKQLAHDFFNSMDLNGDRRVILREYLAFTEKRGYIRMSNQEWFRKLDKDRKGSLGFHDVMTLCYIVKSGRPFCKGCGEFMSGVFFTCVKCFDHSPSCFSVCLQCYESNNIEHEHKEFLDNFALLEAKRRKSEFPALRATAAQVQTLRKDSHPQGPEIMKELRQIATAYCRSTSEDIKEKEKIRKFFSSMHYGNHERVALHEFLEFMRRKAYKHLTNNNLELEFMNTPEFFRKLDKDKKGLDFSDVKTLYYIIRSGRPFCKGCGEFIEGMFFTCVSCFERGSTCFSLCLHCYNAQKFIHSATHHLFLDNYALLEAMRETAWKANRPKTHVKKKKTSKGSTSSPGRIVPLNNKPNTSSLGPIVPVINKLTGAKAAFEALEGALNVAIAAAMVVNAVCVIL
- the LOC117910284 gene encoding uncharacterized protein LOC117910284 isoform X5, with the translated sequence MNEQERSSAKRMEKMREVADAYYKAGAEDIKQLAHDFFNSMDLNGDRRVILREYLAFTEKRGYIRMSNQEWFRKLDKDRKGSLGFHDVMTLCYIVKSGRPFCKGCGEFMSGVFFTCVKCFDHSPSCFSVCLQCYESNNIEHEHKEFLDNFALLEAKRRKSEFPALRATAAQVQTLRKDSHPQGPEIMKELRQIATAYCRSTSEDIKEKEKIRKFFSSMHYGNHERVALHEFLEFMRRKAYKHLTNNNLELEFMNTPEFFRKLDKDKKGLDFSDVKTLYYIIRSGRPFCKGCGEFIEGMFFTCVSCFERGSTCFSLCLHCYNAQKFIHSATHHLFLDNYALLEAMRETAWKANRPKTHVKKKKTSKGSTSSPGRIVPLNNKLPNFTTKPNTSSLGPIVPVINKLTGAKAAFEALEGALNVAIAAAMVVNAVCVIL
- the LOC117910284 gene encoding uncharacterized protein LOC117910284 isoform X1, which gives rise to MNEQERSSAKRMEKMREVADAYYKAGAEDIKQLAHDFFNSMDLNGDRRVILREYLAFTEKRGYIRMSNQEWFRKLDKDRKGSLGFHDVMTLCYIVKSGRPFCKGCGEFMSGVFFTCVKCFDHSPSCFSVCLQCYESNNIEHEHKEFLDNFALLEAKRRKSEFPALRATAAQVQTLRKDSHPQGPEIMKELRQIATAYCRSTSEDIKEKEKIRKFFSSMHYGNHERVALHEFLEFMRRKAYKHLTNNNLELEFMNTPEFFRKLDKDKKGLDFSDVKTLYYIIRSGRPFCKGCGEFIEGMFFTCVSCFERGSTCFSLCLHCYNAQKFIHSATHHLFLDNYALLEAMRETAWKANRPKTHVKKKKTSKGSTSSPGRIVPLNNKLPNFTTKPNTSSLGPIVPVINKTSTTKAITSSAHSLVKVINKTTSAKDTFEALEGAMNMAIAAAMTVSGFSAVCVIL
- the LOC117910284 gene encoding uncharacterized protein LOC117910284 isoform X3, encoding MNEQERSSAKRMEKMREVADAYYKAGAEDIKQLAHDFFNSMDLNGDRRVILREYLAFTEKRGYIRMSNQEWFRKLDKDRKGSLGFHDVMTLCYIVKSGRPFCKGCGEFMSGVFFTCVKCFDHSPSCFSVCLQCYESNNIEHEHKEFLDNFALLEAKRRKSEFPALRATAAQVQTLRKDSHPQGPEIMKELRQIATAYCRSTSEDIKEKEKIRKFFSSMHYGNHERVALHEFLEFMRRKAYKHLTNNNLELEFMNTPEFFRKLDKDKKGLDFSDVKTLYYIIRSGRPFCKGCGEFIEGMFFTCVSCFERGSTCFSLCLHCYNAQKFIHSATHHLFLDNYALLEAMRETAWKANRPKTHVKKKKTSKGSTSSPGRIVPLNNKPNTSSLGPIVPVINKTSTTKAITSSAHSLVKVINKTTSAKDTFEALEGAMNMAIAAAMTVSGFSAVCVIL
- the LOC117910284 gene encoding uncharacterized protein LOC117910284 isoform X4 yields the protein MNEQERSSAKRMEKMREVADAYYKAGAEDIKQLAHDFFNSMDLNGDRRVILREYLAFTEKRGYIRMSNQEWFRKLDKDRKGSLGFHDVMTLCYIVKSGRPFCKGCGEFMSGVFFTCVKCFDHSPSCFSVCLQCYESNNIEHEHKEFLDNFALLEAKRRKSEFPALRATAAQVQTLRKDSHPQGPEIMKELRQIATAYCRSTSEDIKEKEKIRKFFSSMHYGNHERVALHEFLEFMRRKAYKHLTNNNLELEFMNTPEFFRKLDKDKKGLDFSDVKTLYYIIRSGRPFCKGCGEFIEGMFFTCVSCFERGSTCFSLCLHCYNAQKFIHSATHHLFLDNYALLEAMRETAWKANRPKTHVKKKKTSKGSTSSPGRIVPLNNKTSTTKAITSSAHSLVKVINKTTSAKDTFEALEGAMNMAIAAAMTVSGFSAVCVIL
- the LOC117910284 gene encoding uncharacterized protein LOC117910284 isoform X2; the protein is MNEQERSSAKRMEKMREVADAYYKAGAEDIKQLAHDFFNSMDLNGDRRVILREYLAFTEKRGYIRMSNQEWFRKLDKDRKGSLGFHDVMTLCYIVKSGRPFCKGCGEFMSGVFFTCVKCFDHSPSCFSVCLQCYESNNIEHEHKEFLDNFALLEAKRRKSEFPALRATAAQVQTLRKDSHPQGPEIMKELRQIATAYCRSTSEDIKEKEKIRKFFSSMHYGNHERVALHEFLEFMRRKAYKHLTNNNLELEFMNTPEFFRKLDKDKKGLDFSDVKTLYYIIRSGRPFCKGCGEFIEGMFFTCVSCFERGSTCFSLCLHCYNAQKFIHSATHHLFLDNYALLEAMRETAWKAKMDGGVKKKKTSKGSTSSPGRIVPLNNKLPNFTTKPNTSSLGPIVPVINKTSTTKAITSSAHSLVKVINKTTSAKDTFEALEGAMNMAIAAAMTVSGFSAVCVIL